From the Acomys russatus chromosome 8, mAcoRus1.1, whole genome shotgun sequence genome, the window CAGGAGaagagaacattctccacagaatGAATGACTAATACCTCGGAAATTCAAACAGCACTGGCTTAGTGCTTTATGTCCTGGTTGTGATTGCTTCTGTACTAGAAATttggcttgttttgattttttttttcctctcccatgAAGGGGCCACTAATATTGAGTCCATCATTTCCATTATGaggggggaaaacaaaacactaaatctggGACAGCCTAGCTAGCTCATGCTGTGGCAGCAGAGCCTCCTCCACTAGGCACTGACCAGCCCTGGGCAGAAAGGGCTGGCAGGTGCTCTCAGACTGAGAGCTCTGCCTTCAGTCCGACAGTGTGGGGGGACAAGTCCCAAATGTGCCTGGCTGCCTTGGAGGTGCAGAGGTTCTGAAGTCTATTCCACACCTGCCTGGACagaaaattttctctctctctctctctctctctctccattaaaaaaaaatatatacatatatttggcAGGGACTTATCCTTTTTTCATAGGCTCTCTTTAGTTCCTATGCATAGGAAGTTGCAGAACTGTAACTCTGACTATTTTGGTCCTTTGgatcttaataaatattttaataatgtacaAAATACTTGTTCTGGGAGACTAAGAACAGCTCATGTTTTTAGTTCCACTCTTCTTTTCTTACCTTCTCTGAGGGTCACATGTCCCACATTGTTTGGCACTAGTTTAAGGGGACCCTGCAGCTATCTAGGCAGGAAAGTGAACCTTGAAAAGATAAGAATGAAAACCCGATATAAATTGACTTCATCAACTTGGATCAGACTTTGGGAAGTgtaattcttttttacatttaatgttAGGAATTTAAAGGCTGCCTTTGATTGGTCGTGTACTAAGACTTATCTTCTATAGTGAATCATTTGTCACTGGAAAAGCCAATTTACTGTACAAAAACCACGCATTACCAAGTGTAGGCAATAAAATTCCAACACATGAAGTTGAGATATGACATAAAATCCACCTAAAGTTTCACATTTTGTGTCCTTTCCTAGTTTCCCACAACTCTTTCTATAACTGTCTAATAGTGCACTGAACAAAATAAGCTAGCAGGCTAACTACACAATTTCAGTCTACCTAACTTAGCTTACTTCTGTGTCATTGTCACTGAAAGACATCTTCAGTACCAGCAAGACTTTATTTGGGGGTGTGAGGGGCAtacaagacaggatttctccatgtagcctgagctgtcctagaactcgatttgtggaccaggctggccttgaactcacagagttcacaagtgctgagattaaaggtgtgcgccaccactcctggcaatTCTTAGCATTCTTTCTGGTCAAGGATAATGGAACACTACCCTTGGTCAATTAGGATCTGTTTGGTGGCTGTTAGCAATCAATATTTGAGTAAATCCATATCTGGTTGATATTTTTTATAAGAGTATTGGAATATAGCAGTTTTGAAAGGTTGATACCCACCTGGAAACATCAGCCACCTACCAAGTGGAGGTAAAGATCCCTAAATAGTTTCTAGAGAAGGAAGattaatatatataaagtagTTGATGCAGCCCACACTCTCAGTCAAATGATACTCACAATGTGTTGGTACTTGGATCAAAAACAAGTCAAGTGCACACAATGAGTAAAATAGAAGGATCTAAAGGAACGTCCTTTTTGCATTCTGGAAGTCTGGAATTTTCTATTCTCTTTTACATCTTTCAGGCCCAAACTTCAGGTTGCGGCATTATACCTGTTGATTCTTTGGTGGGATATCAACCCCTGAAAGGTCCCTGAAGTCACACACCCAGCATCCTGCCTGTGCCCTTTTCGGATACGCGACTAGTTAATATCTGTTAAATTCATTAAATGTGGACATTACTTACTTTCCAAGGCTGCCCAGAGCAAGGCATGCATTTCATAAATGGTAAAAATATACTACATCGTTGCTCCGTGAAGCCAATTCTGTGCTCTTATGTTTACACTACCCTTTTCATTTTATCCTCTGTGTGGCAAACTCTCAATCAGATAATGCTTCTACATGCCCGGGAACAGAAGGACCTCTGTTGGACACCTGGCGAAAGATGCTGAACATCTTTGTATCCCTCATCTTACCCAAGCTCATCTTTTCCTTTCCACTAGCTGCCAGGAACTTATATTTGGCATTCCTCACCCTGACCACCGTGTTTCCCTTTGTGTGCTTTGAAATGTCTGTGTACTTTGTCTTGCGTTCTGCTCCTCCACCCAACCCTAAAAGGCAGCGCACGTTCACTCCGCTCATGCGCGTTCTCTCTTGGACCCAGGGCTACTTCTCTGCTCTTCGTTCCTGCTCAGTGGACCGCTGCCTTCATTCCctaccttctcctcctttctctcatcTCAGAGGGAAGTCCTTCTTTCACAGGACTCTTGATTTTGCCAAtatcaaattcatggcctccgaATTCCCTTCCCAACTAAATCCAGCCTTTCGGATTACCTTGAGGAATTTTTCTAGAGCCtaagaaatctcaaaaaaaaaaaattttttttttaaatccccagtTCTTCAAATCCCAGGTTCAGATAGAGCAGCCATTATGTGTGAAGCATCCATTTGGAAGTGATGAGAGTTCTCACTGCGTTTTGTATCACACTAAAGAGGTAGACAAGCAACAGTGgtatgtgtacttgtgttttcttctcataTTCTGGGGATAAGCTTTATAATACGCTTATAGCCTGTTATATCTTAAGTTATGCTCCGAATTATGAATTCTCTGAATTATGCTTACTTTTTGCCTATCATTTTACAAACCAACTTTGAATATATTTTGAAGTTTGAGGCTAGGGTGTGACTCCCTGTGTGGCGTGactgttctgtttttctatttaCTCAGTATTTGTTGATCGAACACTTGCTTCAGATGTCCTCTGAATTTCTTGTCTGTTTCTTCTGTCCTCGCGACTTCTTTcctcgctcctcctcctcctccactttggGTGTCTATCCTTAGAGCCTCTGGTATTCTTTGGAGAAAGGACTATTCGAATACAGGGCACAGGCTCATTAGACCACCATTGTCTGTTGTTTAGTGATACTGGAGCCAAATTAAAAAGAGGGGGGGGCCATGGGGTAGAAATCTGTGCCCTTACAGAGTTAAGAAAAGGGCTTTTAGTAGAGAAAATGTGGAAAAggtacccccccccaaaaaaacccatcAATTATAGAAAGTCATGAATGATTCCAGATTCCCCGTGGTGAAAGAACTTCCTGTGATTTCCTGTTGCTTCTCTTGTCCTCGCCTGCCCTGCTtgccttctctgtcctcttcATGCAAACCGTGGGAAGaaccaaggcaggaggaagggcagCGCACAGCTGGGACACTGATCTGGAAATCTTGAAGGTTACGTGGTTTCCCCAGTACCTCAGTGCCTTGGTCTGTCCCTCTGCAAACATGGAGAGACTTTTTCTCTACCCTCTGCCCCTCCAGGTTGTTGCTAGGCTTAAAAGAGTTAGCAGTTATGTGAAGCATTTCAAAAATAATGTCTGTTATGTATGAAACATATTCATATTAGTGACTGCTGATAGAAGGGTAAAGAAGTTTATTTCAgccaggaaacagaacaaaacaaaaactggtgaCAGTGGAGGACTTTATTTAGAATAAGCAGCTTTGtcaactcaaaacaaaactaaaaacaagacaaacaaacaaacaaacaaaaaaccctgttaGAACAATGAGTTTAAAATATCAAGTTTAAGAAAGCAAATGTTTAATGTGAaattttcttcatatttcctATCTCAAATCCCACATAATCAAACTAGTTACAAGGAAATTTTAGTAATAAGATAAACCATCCCACTTCTCTCTAACACCATGTCACCAGGTCTTATCAAAGCCTTAGGACTTGTCTTCACCCATGTCTTCATTTGGTATCTCTGTCTTTACTTCTCCCATGCCCAGCAAATGGCTCTAGCCCGCgtttaacaaaaagaaatataactaaCTTTCCCTTGTtccctacacaaagaaaccctgtctctagaaaacaacaacaaaatcaggtGTTATTATATGGAAACTTATGGCTTCTTGACATACtaattgtagggttttttttttaagtttaaaaacctCTTTTGTCTAAATAACTGTTCTTTTGGGTAATTGAGGGGTACCACTCTCTGACTATttcagtattttaatattttaggagaggtctgtcactttgttctgcttcttttaaaaaaaaaaagaatttaaagattttacttttctttgtgtgtctccCACATCTTGTTCactcaagatgtgtgtgtgtgtgtgtgtgtgtgcacgcacgcgtgtATGTGCCTTTGGAGATCAGAAGGTGGTGtcaaatcctctggagctggagtgaatGCTGAGTAGCAATCTTAAGTTCTGAGCCCCTAATATTCTacttctgtctttcatttttctgattactttttttaaaaaaaagttcccttctccaaaatagaaaaaaaaccctgtagTTGTATTACAAAACCTTGACAGTCTCCCTCGAAGCTACCGGGCTCCGTGTGTTCAGTAAGCCTGAAGTGATCTGGAATTTTTATTTCCCTCTAGTTACATTAAATTGATAATACGCCTCTCATGTTCAGATTAAATACTGAAGCCAGTGAACTGAAGGCTTCCCATGGTTACGCACTAAGCCCGACCAGAAACAGAGGTCGCCCTTGTTCCCAGATTGCTGATGGGCACTGTgctgcatgtgggtgctgaactCCACACTTGCTACTTGCTTTCTGTAAGGCCCCACCTTCTCCTCTACCGGATGAGGCAATTCGTGTGCTTCTCTGCAGTGGCCTTGCCTGTGCCTCAGATACTAAGCCAAGTGACACGCGTGAAAGGATTAAAGGTGCTGTGCACTTTGCAAAGGTGGCCAAGAGCCAGGCCAGCATTGCCTGATCCTGTTTAGTGAAGCAGTCCATCCAACAGGCCTGAAGGTTTGTCTCCTAGATAATTCTAGATCCTGAGGAGTTGACAGTCAATACCAGTCATCGCATTTACCAGACTTTGTTCACTTCCTAGGTCGTCCGTTGGAGTAGAGACTGTAGATTTGTTCCaactgagagaaagtattcctaGACTTCCTAATGCCCATACTGCCTTCACAAATTCCTCCATCAAGAATTATGTTACCTCAATTTAAGTCTCCTTTATGATGTGAAGAGGCAGAAACACCCTTGCTTTTGTCCTTCTCAGGCATCCCTTACCTGAACAATCACTATAGAAACAAATGCAAATCTTAAGCAGAACCTAGTGTTTCCTGTTGTTTCTCTCACATCCTTTCAAAGCATTAAATCCAGATGTGATAAGTATACGGAGGGGAGGGAAATCGTTGTCAAGCTGGTCCATCATGTAGAGGAGGGCATTTGGTCTTTCTATAACCAAGGCCTCTCATACATTACCATTGCACCTTTGAGTGCATATTAGATTCACTCCTACTGCTTTCCATATactctgctgtttgtttgtttgtttgtttctttgttttcttttgctggaTGCAGCTTCCTAAGCAGTTTTTGCATCTTAACATCCATATCTTAGGAGATAAAGTGCTTTGTGTGTTGACTAGCTGGGGACAAGGTCTGAATGGGACTTTAGTGTCCTTTGTGGACATTCCTCCTGACTAGCCCTGGTAGTTACTGCCCTGACTAGGAGCAACTGTGGGGAATGGGAAATAGAGCAGGATCTGGAAGCACAGAGGTCTGAAAGGCAGTGTCCCAACTGGAGTTAGGCTCCTTCTGCAGGGTCCTCAGTGTACACAGTTGTTTTTATATCAATGCCAAGGACGAGGTGCATGATTACAAGTCTCTGGGCACAAAGCAGGGTGTACGTTTCTCCTCTGGGACTTATTGGTGTGGTCTTGcaatctcccccccccaccccgtctctgtgtgtgtgtgtctctctctgtctctctgtctctctctgtctctctctctggtttggttttctcaaaacagggtttctctatgtagccttggctaccctggacttactttgtagaccagactggcctcgaactcacagcagtctgcctgccccgcctccctaagtgctggggtcaaaggcatgtgccaccacaccctgctccttCTGCTTTGCTTAATTATTCCCTCCTAATCCTAGTCTAGGAGACCTATGTGCCGCCCCTCTGAAagcaaatatatttcaaagtacAAATGAGGAACATCTTGGACAGAGTGAGGAAACTATACTTCAGGGtaagagagataaacatgttctTGTgttgaccccaagtgtgggatggagaacagacttgtgagagagcaggatgtttttccacttagaaatcGAACCGCTTTGTTGGGGAGCTTGGatattgccagctgaaaacatcctagtagagaggagatatatatgtgagcccaaaacaagaggaaaaagagaggactTGAGATTGTTTGGGCTGTTCAACAACACTTggagagatgctcctagagagaactgctccaaggaaggcttcagggctttgggctccagctgaggctctgagctgttccaggttccagcagcaaccttggttggATTGTGGGTTTGCTGAGGGCCTGcggactacgccaggagaatcgttccacagaactaatatccttaaggtttcattattgtgtcctttaatctccttttactattgtttgggttagtggGTTAGTGAGTTAATGAGTTCATAGTAAAGTATAATGGTTTTAAAAACTGAGCCTATAGTTCAGCATCTATCTGGCTGAAGGATGCCTGTAAACTTGGACCATGTGCACACCATGCTATGAGAGGATTGGGGCATTCTGGGCCACCAGACTACTGACGCAAACAGCAGGTAGGGTACATGAAATAGCCAGTACTCATATAGTCCAAATGTGTGGTAGAATACCTGGAAAGGTAGGCTCAGAAGAATCTTAAATGAACGCTAACTCATAACGTAGCCTCTATCTTGTCACTAGCTGATAGcgactttgattttttaaaaaagaaaacttaacttTTATTTGTACCAAGTATGGGACAgtgttttgttgattgtttgtgTATtacatttggtttcttttctcttctttttaaattttttatcatgatttattcagattgcatcccgaTTGTATTCCcttcctcttatcttcctgttcccatcctccctccctcccttttctgctctgtttcctcccctagacctctgacaggtggggacCGCTCACCCCAtagtctgaccacagcctatcaggtcttacctggatagcctgcatcccctttcgctgtgtgcccacagggccttcctgccaaggggcagtgatgaaattactggcaacagagttcatgtcagaggcagtcccctgctctccaccccatcccacccatcCCCATGTGGAGAGGGAGCTGtcaattggctacatctgaacaggtggTCTAAGACCTCTAcctgcaatgtccttggttggtgcatcagtatgtgcaggccccctgggtccagatctgccagccctTAGAGTCTCCTGACAATAGCCACCCACTCTGGccttctatccctcaactcttccatacaacccACATCTCTTTGCCCGGAGTCTGCGTGTGAGTCCTAATATCTGTTCTGATCCCTGGCTGGTGAAACTTAATATCTCTTAAGTGCTAATGCCACTAATACTTATGTGAGCTTGGTTTAAGAGGCAAGGACTTCCTCGGTGGTAACTCAGAGACCCATTCatatcttgttctttttttttttttttttagatttatttatttattatgtatacagtgctcggcctgcatgtacacctgcataccagaagagggaaccagatctcatgatagatggttgtaagacaccatgcagttgctgggaattgaactcaggacctttggaagagcagacggtgatCTTAAtcgctgagtcacctctccagccccaggtcttGTTCTTTTGATAGGGTTACAGTGCATATCCACAGACAGAACCATCCGGAGCAGCTGTGTGAGACCGTACACAGAACTTAATGAAGAATGCCGGGGTGGACGGATTTCAGTGCGCCAGTGTGCTCACTCTATAGTGTTCCATTCCTTTGCAATCCCAGAGAACATGTTGCCAGAAGAGAACGTTGTGTGGAATGAGACCTTTTACCATATTTTATGACCAATATGCATTAAGAAACACATCCGTTCTACAAGTACAAAGTTTTCTAGTCTTGAAGAGGCAAGCGGCCATCTACAACAGACCTGAGACCATGAGAATGTTTGGCAGTGGCAGAAGAGTCAAAAGATGGCAGTTTTTTCAGCTGTTTGCCACTTGTTTTATATTGAGCTTCATGGTTTTCTGGGGCCCAATCAATAATCACATCGTGAACCACATGAAGTCCTTCTCCTACAGATACCTCATAAATATCTACGACTTTGTCAACGACTCCCTGTCCCTCAAGCACAGCTCCGAGCAGGCTCACTACCCATACTTGATCAACCACAGAGAGAAGTGTCAGGCTCAAGATGTCCTCCTCCTACTGTTTATAAAGACCGCCCCTGAGAACTATGACCGGCGGTCTGCAATCAGGAAAACGTGGGGCAATGAGAAGTATGCCCATTCTCAATTGAATGCCAACATCAAAACTCTGTTTGCTTTAGGAACTCCTGCTCCACTGAAGGGAGAACTGCAAGAAAATCTGATTTGGGAAGATCGCGTGTTCAAGGATATAATTCAGCAAGACTTTGTTGATTCTTTCTATAACCTCACTCTGAAATTACTTCTTCAGTTCAGCTGGACAAACACCTTTTGTCCACATGCCAAATTCCTGATGACTGCTGACGACGATGTATTCATCCATATGCCAAACCTCATTGAATACCTTCAAGGGCTAGAGCAGATCGGTGTCCGAGACTTTTGGATTGGCCACGTTTATCGTGGTGCCCCTCCTGTTAGGGATAAAAGCAGCAAATACTATGTTCCCTATGAGATGTACCAGTGGCCGGCTTACCCTGACTATACAGCTGGTGCTGCTTATGTCGTCTCCAGCGATGTGGCTGCCAGAGTCTATGAGGCATCGCAGACGCTAAATTCTAGTCTATACATAGATGATGTGTTCATGGGCCTCTGTGCCAATAAAATGGGCATGGTGCCACAGGACCATGCATTCTTTTCTGGGGGAGGGAAGGTTCTTTACCATCCCTGCATCTATGAAAAGATGATGACATCTCATGGACACGCACATGATCTACAGGACCTCTGGATAGAGGCTACAGACCCTAAAGTAAAGAACATTTCAAAAGGGTTTTTTGGTCAAATATACTGCAAGTTCATTAAGATAGTTCTCCTCTGCAGGCTGACTGGCAGGAATCCGTATCCTTGCAGGGCCGCATTTGCTTAGTCGTACTTGAATGCTGTGCTGTGTTCACTGTCTTGAGCCGAAATtgattgaatgaatgaactgTAAATGTTTCTCTCTAGCCTgagtgaaatgaaatgaaagcaaagacaTCATTTCAAATCCCAGGGTACTGACATGTTCCTTTCGTTATGGAGACTGGTCAATATGACGCCTAATTCGTGGCCTAAATCCGTTTCAAggaattcatatttaaaaaaaaaagatttctatcataagcaaaagcaaaactgaaGCAAGGTTTTTCATGTTCTCATTTGGTGCCACATGTGTATTTAAGGTATGGAGAGCAATTGAGAAGCCGTGGTATCAAAGTACTAGTTTCCGGGAAATACCGAACAAACGTATAATGTAGCATCTAAGGAAATTAATTTATCTTTGGAGCAAGCAATGCAGATTATCTTGATTAAAAAGTACTTGGTGGAGGGGGTAGGGGCAGATGATATAGAAGAAAGTATACCAACCTCATGGAAGTTTCCCTCTAGTGAAGATGCATAGGAAAATGTCCATACAGTCAAATCGCTTGACACTAACATTGCTGTAGATGTTTACCTGGATAGTTCTGGCATCATTTAAGGTATATCCTTTTCtcaaattcagtttttaaagtaAGGTTTGAGAAAGTTACCAGGTCTGCCCTAGCCAGGACTTTATTTAGGATTTCTCTAAATGTGTAAAGCAGGAGCAGTTTATGGCCCCTGAAGGCCTTCTAAGATAAAGTGGTTTTAATTTAATGAATTGTTGAATTGCGTTTAAAGCACTAAACACTGGCCTTGGTTTAAGGTACTTGCTTGAATACAGCTTACATAGAGGGATGTTATAATGGAAGACACTGAAAGGAAAGATAGGGCTAGAGGCATAACTCAGCacccaaaaaggaaaagacaaataagCTTTAAAGGCCTCTTTTCCTTGTAACTTGGAATGAGTTAGTCACAGCCTTACTCAAATTAACCCATTGCTTACCAGCAAGGTCTTGTAGGCCAGAGGTGTTGTTCCAAGTGCAGACTTTTAACTTGAAAGCTTTTTACTCTTGCTACCATTTCTAAAATGTTCCGTTATTTGGCTCCGTAACTATCagaggttttcttttaaatatttcaaacatgGAATCCAAGTAAGAGTGACAGAGAAACTGACCAAACGAGACTGAGAGTTTTGGTACAGTTGTGTGTTCTTTGTACTCAGCGGTTTGGCAGATCTAGTAAAGTGAACTACACTTATGTTACAAAGTAGGATTCAGCTCAGAGTGCACGAGCCCAGAGGGGACTAAGTGATGTCCATTGATGGGGACATGAGATGCAAGTCAAAACATGACCTCAGCAAAAGCAGATGGAGTGCTATACCTCAGACAGAAGCATATATTAGGGAAAGTTCCACTGCCATTATTATGATGGTGTTGGAAtcattgtaaaaaataatttaagtaaatGATGTCTGTGTTTTCACAGGTAGacgtttgttttttgaaacagggtttctctgtatgtatccctggctgtcctgggctcattttctAGACCAGCCtaccctagaactcacagggatccacctgcctctgcctccggagtgctgggattaaaggtgttcaccaccatgcccggccttagattttttttttttttttaatgtttacagaAATCTTggtgaaatttttattatgagaTATACGGCTTGTTTACACTGCTTGGGTAATTTCTTACTAATCTGAAGACTGTAGTGTTAAATAGTCTATGATAATTATTTTTAGGGTAGATTTGGGGTTTTAGACTATTATAGTTCAGATTTTctgatcaattttttaaaaagtagagaagaaaCGTGTAACTTGAAAAGGCAGTTTCATAGTTAGTCCTCACCAGTTGGCCCTTGGTAGCTGCTGGCTTTGGGCTCTACATGCCCACGTTTCCATTTGGAACTGATAAAAGTGGCTGGAAAAAGTCATCTTTCTGACCATCGAGGTGGTCTTGTTTACACCAGTACTTTATGAAGCCGTTATTTATTCGCTTGACTGAGCTCTCATGAACTGTGCTcacctttttaatttttgcttagaATAGAATGGAACTGTTTTGAAGTTAAAGGAAATCTGTCTGTTAGAGTTGTTAAATGACTCCATCATAAGACTCAAGGGCCTGAAAAGTGTAACCAGAGCTGGTCTCACcttttgaaaaggaaagaaaaaaaaaaacttggttcTCCAATGCAGGgctgttttcaaaatgaaaaataaaatgagaaagagaataaGGAATGGCTGTGCACAGTATTATTGGTAAAAACTTACCACTTTATTGGTTTGCATCTTTTTTCAGCTATTAATTTTATaccaaaatgttaaatatttataacGCTTGAATTTCAGTCTTGTATGGCAAAGTAATTAGgaggtctaaaaaaaaaaatctatgctttctaataaacaatttaaaaatcatcagTAATGCATATTTAGCCTCCTGTGTGGCATCATTTGGTGATTAATCACCTTCTTTTTGATATTAGCGAAGTCTGTATTACACATCCGCTCTCCTGTTTCTGTTCACGTTGCTGCTGCGCTCAGCTCAGAGCTTAGGTAGCTTCCTTACGGAGCTACCTAAGGAGGTCCGCTTCTGTGTTTGTGGGGAAATGCTGTTTCCTAACCGTTTATCCAGTGGCACAAGAAGAAGAACTTGCAGCTTTGGTGCATTTAGAGGTCATTTGAAGACTAAATAAAAGAACTTGGCAGCATCCATGTCACTGGGCATAGCAGAGCTTTGTTCTCGCAGGCATGCCAGGGATGTGTGTGGTTTGGACCTTGATCGCTTGGAGGAATTCATTACCGTAAAGTATACTTTTGCAGTTTACCTGGGCACCATAACTACACTGAAAATTGGCCCTTCTATCTCTGGTGCCaattctccattcttccatgatAACGAGAGGCCTTTAGATGTCTCCCTGGTTGTTCTCTCCTGCCAACTATGAATTGTGTCCGAGGGCAAGATTTAATTCGCTTTCTTCACACAACTCCTTTGCTCTGCACCTCAAATGCTGCTTCCAGTGTGGATTCTAAAGTCTTCCATCTGACTTGAGAAACCCCATGTCTTTCTTTATCCCCTGTAAATTTGTTTGCCCACAGCCAATCTGATCACgaattcctttgttttctgtccttGGGTGATGCTGTTTCCTTTGTCAGGAGCACCAGCTCTGCTGAAGACAACGGAGAATGCTTTGAAAAGTCATGGTTATAAGAATCTGGAAGAGGCATGTCTACgcacctaatatatatatatgtaggatGGTAAAAACGAACAGCCTTGCACATTCTTTAATCTCATGATAAATCTGGCTCATTTTGCTTAACAATGTTTTGTATGAGCATACGATTTGATTACCCTCTTCACATTTTTCCTTTGTACTTCTTATGACAAATATGACTTAGTGATCTCTTATAAATTAATAGTTACGATATGATGATACACCGCAACCAAAGCcgtgggggagggaagggtttgttcACTCATATTTCCACAACACTCTTCAGTGTTGAAGGAACTCGGGATAGAAACTcgaacagagcaggaacctggaggcagaaggctGAATGCTGCTCACGGCCTTGCTCatcacagcttgctcagcctgctttcttatagagcccaagACCACATCAttcacaatggcctgggccctcc encodes:
- the LOC127193360 gene encoding lactosylceramide 1,3-N-acetyl-beta-D-glucosaminyltransferase-like gives rise to the protein MRPFTIFYDQYALRNTSVLQVQSFLVLKRQAAIYNRPETMRMFGSGRRVKRWQFFQLFATCFILSFMVFWGPINNHIVNHMKSFSYRYLINIYDFVNDSLSLKHSSEQAHYPYLINHREKCQAQDVLLLLFIKTAPENYDRRSAIRKTWGNEKYAHSQLNANIKTLFALGTPAPLKGELQENLIWEDRVFKDIIQQDFVDSFYNLTLKLLLQFSWTNTFCPHAKFLMTADDDVFIHMPNLIEYLQGLEQIGVRDFWIGHVYRGAPPVRDKSSKYYVPYEMYQWPAYPDYTAGAAYVVSSDVAARVYEASQTLNSSLYIDDVFMGLCANKMGMVPQDHAFFSGGGKVLYHPCIYEKMMTSHGHAHDLQDLWIEATDPKVKNISKGFFGQIYCKFIKIVLLCRLTGRNPYPCRAAFA